Proteins found in one Nocardia brasiliensis ATCC 700358 genomic segment:
- a CDS encoding epoxide hydrolase family protein — protein MTNTAIHPFRIEISQGELDDLHARLSSARVPVVVPGTEGDWGRGIAPSYLAELAAYWRDEFDWRAQEAKLNAYDQFTTEIDGQTIHFIHVRSAVAGAVPLLITHGYPGSVVEFVDLIGPLTDPAAYGGDPADAFHVVIPSLPGFGFSTPLASTGWELARTTDAFAELMTRLGYEKFVAQGGDIGAGVTSRLAAVYPERVIATHVNSDQGTLGLVGEQLPIPEGLSADDLAAIEEARASWAEQKGYLVLQSTQPNAIAAALTDSPIAQLAWIAEKFQAWTDPGQPAGERIDRDVLLTNISIYWFTRSGASAAQFLWETAHSGIAWAAPSGVPQGWAIFNTSPLMRRVMNPGGYLEHFTEYTSGGHFAALEQPTLFLDDVRAFFRKYRG, from the coding sequence ATGACGAACACAGCGATTCATCCCTTCCGTATCGAGATCTCGCAGGGCGAGTTGGATGACCTGCACGCTCGGTTGAGCAGTGCGCGGGTGCCGGTGGTGGTGCCGGGGACCGAGGGGGATTGGGGGCGGGGGATCGCGCCGAGCTATCTCGCGGAGTTGGCGGCGTACTGGCGTGACGAATTCGATTGGCGGGCGCAGGAAGCGAAGCTGAATGCGTATGACCAGTTCACTACGGAGATCGACGGGCAGACGATTCATTTCATTCATGTGCGGTCGGCGGTGGCGGGGGCGGTGCCGCTGTTGATCACGCACGGGTATCCCGGGTCGGTGGTGGAGTTCGTTGATCTGATCGGACCGTTGACCGATCCGGCGGCGTACGGCGGTGACCCGGCGGACGCGTTCCACGTGGTGATTCCGTCGCTGCCGGGGTTCGGCTTCTCCACGCCGCTGGCCTCGACCGGGTGGGAGCTGGCCCGCACGACCGACGCGTTCGCCGAGCTGATGACCCGGCTCGGGTACGAGAAGTTCGTGGCGCAGGGCGGTGACATCGGCGCGGGCGTGACCTCGCGGCTGGCCGCCGTGTATCCGGAACGGGTGATCGCGACCCATGTGAACAGCGATCAGGGCACGCTCGGGCTGGTCGGCGAGCAGCTGCCGATCCCGGAGGGGCTCAGCGCGGACGACCTCGCCGCGATCGAGGAGGCGCGGGCGAGTTGGGCCGAACAGAAGGGGTACCTGGTGCTGCAATCCACGCAGCCGAACGCGATCGCGGCAGCGCTCACCGATTCGCCGATCGCGCAGCTGGCCTGGATCGCGGAGAAGTTCCAGGCGTGGACCGATCCGGGGCAGCCTGCCGGCGAACGGATCGACCGGGATGTGCTGCTGACGAACATCAGCATCTACTGGTTCACCCGCAGCGGCGCTTCGGCTGCTCAATTCCTTTGGGAGACCGCGCATTCGGGCATAGCGTGGGCGGCGCCGTCGGGTGTCCCGCAAGGGTGGGCGATCTTCAACACCAGCCCGCTGATGCGGCGGGTGATGAACCCCGGCGGCTACCTGGAGCATTTCACCGAGTACACCTCGGGCGGGCATTTCGCGGCCTTGGAACAGCCGACGTTGTTCCTCGACGATGTCCGCGCCTTCTTTCGCAAGTATCGCGGCTGA
- a CDS encoding TetR/AcrR family transcriptional regulator yields the protein MLGAARRLLAEVGYQQTTVVAIARRAGVSAPAIYRRWPSREALLEEAVHGPGGHPLPVPTGDLRADLGIWVRIFLARAASPAARAGVPGLLADSQTEEARRRLLAIGAPVRAAFAELLEHAFTSGELTERADPDVLFEILSGTTTFHALVRGGDEQDGFADALAAALYVIAAQRET from the coding sequence GTGTTGGGGGCGGCGCGGCGGTTGCTGGCGGAGGTGGGGTATCAGCAGACGACGGTGGTGGCGATTGCGCGGCGGGCCGGGGTGAGTGCGCCGGCGATTTATCGACGCTGGCCCAGCCGGGAGGCGTTGCTGGAGGAAGCGGTGCACGGACCCGGCGGGCATCCGCTGCCGGTGCCCACCGGTGATTTGCGTGCGGACCTGGGGATCTGGGTGCGGATCTTTCTCGCCCGAGCGGCGAGTCCGGCGGCGCGCGCCGGGGTGCCCGGATTGCTGGCGGATTCGCAGACCGAGGAGGCGCGCCGCAGGTTGCTCGCGATCGGCGCGCCGGTGCGCGCGGCCTTCGCTGAACTGCTCGAGCACGCGTTCACCAGCGGCGAACTGACCGAGCGGGCAGACCCGGATGTCCTGTTCGAAATCCTCTCCGGCACGACGACTTTCCACGCGCTCGTGCGCGGCGGTGATGAACAGGACGGATTCGCCGACGCGCTCGCCGCAGCGTTGTACGTCATTGCCGCGCAACGCGAAACCTGA
- a CDS encoding enoyl-CoA hydratase/isomerase family protein, with product MSEVLLRVEDGVAILTLHRPERRNAFTKQMGIALGEYYRALDADDAVRAVVLTGTPPAFCAGADLSGGADTFAASADPSFSASPVVPPAFDLGKPVIAAMNGHAIGIGCTLAMQADIRIAATDATYAVPQVRFGLVPDALAHWTIPQIAGAAVAAEILLTGRKLDGPELVRLGLASRSLPAAEVLPAALTLAHDIATNVSPTSAALCKKLLWDTARHGFGPEQVAELETELHHRVMGSPDAVEGVRAYLERREPRWAVRFSAGE from the coding sequence GTGAGCGAGGTCCTGCTCCGGGTCGAAGACGGCGTCGCGATACTCACGCTGCATCGACCCGAGCGCCGCAACGCGTTCACGAAGCAGATGGGAATCGCGTTGGGGGAGTACTACCGTGCCCTCGACGCCGATGACGCGGTGCGCGCCGTCGTGCTCACCGGCACACCACCGGCCTTCTGTGCCGGCGCGGACCTGTCCGGCGGCGCGGACACGTTCGCGGCCAGTGCTGACCCGAGTTTCAGTGCGTCACCGGTGGTGCCGCCCGCGTTCGATCTCGGCAAGCCGGTGATCGCGGCGATGAACGGCCACGCCATCGGCATCGGCTGCACCCTCGCGATGCAGGCCGATATCCGCATCGCCGCCACCGACGCGACCTACGCCGTGCCGCAGGTCCGTTTCGGTCTGGTACCGGATGCCCTGGCGCACTGGACGATTCCACAAATCGCCGGCGCCGCCGTCGCCGCCGAAATCCTGCTGACCGGCCGCAAACTCGACGGTCCCGAACTGGTACGCCTCGGCCTCGCGAGCCGTTCCCTGCCCGCCGCCGAAGTCCTGCCTGCCGCCCTCACCCTGGCACACGACATCGCCACCAACGTCTCCCCGACCTCCGCGGCCCTGTGCAAGAAACTGCTCTGGGACACCGCCCGGCACGGGTTCGGTCCAGAGCAGGTGGCAGAACTGGAAACCGAACTGCACCACCGGGTGATGGGCTCACCCGACGCTGTCGAAGGGGTGCGGGCGTATCTGGAGCGGCGGGAACCTCGTTGGGCGGTGCGGTTTTCGGCGGGGGAGTAG
- a CDS encoding TIGR03617 family F420-dependent LLM class oxidoreductase, with protein sequence MKVDLRLDAGLTQVADRARELVGLGADGLFTFEGPNDIFVPLTLAAATVRTDLMSNVAIALPRSPLHLAHTAYDLQTLSGGRFRLGLGSQVRPHIEKRYGAQWSEPVARMREIVLAIKAIFDAWEGRSPLRFRGRFSTHTLMPPMFDPGPNPYGPPEVCLGALGPRMTRAAAEVADGLLVMPFNSARHFRERTLPAVADGLARAGRTSADLRIYPQVIVGVGRTDEELAAAATGVRELLAFYGSTPAYRPVLEVEGWADLQPELNLLSKQGARATMASLIDDTMLTTLAVHGTPEDCAASILDRFEAVAERVCCYFPGYPVSNSHVADLIRALQGGAA encoded by the coding sequence ATGAAGGTCGATCTGAGGTTGGACGCAGGATTGACGCAGGTCGCGGACCGTGCGCGGGAACTCGTAGGCCTCGGGGCGGACGGTCTGTTCACCTTCGAAGGTCCCAACGACATCTTCGTGCCGCTGACGCTGGCCGCCGCGACTGTGCGGACCGACCTGATGTCCAATGTCGCGATCGCGCTGCCGCGCAGCCCCTTACATCTCGCGCACACCGCCTACGATCTGCAAACCCTGAGCGGCGGGCGATTCCGCCTCGGTCTCGGCTCGCAGGTGCGTCCGCATATCGAGAAGCGTTACGGCGCACAGTGGTCCGAACCCGTGGCGCGGATGCGCGAGATCGTGCTCGCGATCAAAGCGATCTTCGACGCCTGGGAAGGGCGGTCGCCGTTGCGCTTTCGGGGACGGTTCAGCACGCACACACTGATGCCGCCGATGTTCGATCCCGGACCGAACCCGTACGGCCCGCCCGAAGTCTGTCTCGGTGCGCTCGGCCCGCGGATGACACGGGCCGCGGCCGAGGTCGCCGACGGTCTGCTGGTGATGCCGTTCAACAGCGCCAGGCACTTTCGGGAACGGACACTGCCCGCCGTCGCCGACGGTCTGGCCCGCGCTGGACGGACGTCCGCGGATCTGCGGATCTACCCGCAGGTCATCGTCGGCGTCGGCCGCACCGACGAGGAGTTGGCCGCCGCGGCGACGGGGGTGCGGGAACTGCTGGCGTTCTACGGTTCCACGCCCGCCTATCGGCCCGTGCTGGAGGTCGAGGGGTGGGCGGATCTGCAACCCGAGCTGAATCTTCTGTCCAAGCAAGGTGCTCGGGCCACCATGGCGAGTCTGATCGATGACACGATGCTCACCACCCTCGCCGTGCACGGCACGCCTGAGGACTGCGCCGCGTCGATCCTGGACCGATTCGAGGCGGTCGCCGAGCGGGTGTGCTGCTACTTTCCCGGTTATCCCGTCTCGAATTCGCATGTCGCGGACCTGATTCGGGCCTTACAGGGCGGTGCCGCGTGA
- a CDS encoding GNAT family N-acetyltransferase yields MINTRRLAGDDWQIFRDVQLAGLLEAPYSANLTHAQATQRTETDWRHKLSERTLFITTVDDEPAGLAGGELGEHPETSTLVSMWVAPQARGLGVGDALVRTVLEWARGQGHRRTLLWVLDGNEPAERLYLRHGFQRTGRRRAMPRDESLIEVEMALDLASAPFAAR; encoded by the coding sequence ATGATCAACACGCGACGCCTCGCCGGCGACGACTGGCAGATCTTCCGGGACGTGCAGCTGGCCGGGTTGCTCGAAGCCCCCTACTCCGCGAACCTGACGCACGCGCAGGCCACCCAGCGCACCGAAACCGATTGGCGGCACAAGCTTTCCGAACGAACGCTGTTCATCACGACGGTCGACGACGAACCGGCCGGCCTCGCGGGCGGTGAACTCGGCGAGCACCCGGAAACGTCCACCCTGGTCTCGATGTGGGTCGCCCCGCAGGCGCGCGGTCTGGGCGTCGGCGACGCGCTGGTGCGCACGGTGCTCGAGTGGGCCCGCGGCCAGGGCCATCGGCGGACCCTGCTCTGGGTGCTGGACGGCAACGAACCTGCCGAGCGTCTCTATCTCCGGCACGGTTTCCAGCGGACCGGGCGGCGTCGAGCGATGCCCCGGGACGAGTCCCTGATCGAGGTCGAGATGGCACTCGACCTGGCGTCCGCCCCATTCGCCGCACGGTAG
- a CDS encoding VOC family protein codes for MHFGGMALLVDDVDATVAFYEAAFGLGQVFADSDGTFVVLGRGGWSEGPTAPYLSVEHRRKIEDYTEPRHADGFRVLLETDDVDDAYRRAVEAGARSALVPTTRPWGQRVAAVIDLNDAIVEINGPVTPD; via the coding sequence ATGCACTTCGGCGGGATGGCGTTGCTGGTAGACGACGTGGATGCGACAGTGGCGTTCTACGAGGCAGCCTTCGGTCTCGGACAGGTGTTCGCCGACAGCGACGGCACCTTCGTGGTGCTCGGCCGCGGCGGCTGGTCGGAGGGGCCCACCGCGCCCTATCTCAGTGTCGAACACCGGCGCAAGATCGAGGACTACACCGAACCCCGGCACGCCGACGGTTTTCGCGTGCTGCTCGAAACCGACGACGTGGACGACGCCTATCGCCGGGCGGTCGAGGCCGGCGCGCGCAGCGCTTTGGTCCCGACGACCCGCCCCTGGGGGCAGCGCGTCGCTGCGGTCATCGACCTGAACGACGCCATCGTGGAGATCAACGGACCCGTCACACCGGACTGA
- a CDS encoding cysteine hydrolase family protein → MVETAVLMIDLQNTYIADDGVRAALGWPPIWRLDAVVRECAELAEQARRQHFPLIYSRMIAGQSGLIGTGPRPRRHLQHRRHLVPKVSAEQREWKTRIMDDVAPRRGDVVLTKTRHSFFAYTELEPLLRTLGAHRLVVAGLQTNVCVEATVRAALERNFDVAVPDDAVSTDGPALHYASLDAMRVLYVEVAPWRELLAPDAPWDRAYTTPDYGRDPEYWRSPTA, encoded by the coding sequence ATGGTCGAGACCGCAGTGCTCATGATCGACTTGCAGAACACCTACATCGCCGACGACGGCGTCCGTGCCGCACTGGGCTGGCCGCCGATCTGGCGCCTCGACGCGGTCGTCCGCGAATGTGCCGAGTTGGCCGAACAGGCGCGGCGGCAACATTTCCCACTCATCTACTCCCGCATGATCGCCGGGCAGTCCGGCTTGATCGGCACCGGCCCGCGACCGCGCAGACATCTGCAGCACCGCCGCCATCTGGTCCCGAAAGTGTCTGCCGAGCAACGCGAGTGGAAGACCCGCATCATGGACGACGTCGCGCCGCGCCGCGGCGACGTGGTGCTCACCAAGACCAGGCACAGTTTCTTCGCCTACACCGAACTCGAGCCGCTGCTCCGCACTCTCGGCGCGCACCGCCTCGTCGTCGCGGGCTTGCAGACCAATGTCTGCGTCGAGGCCACCGTGCGGGCCGCGCTGGAACGCAATTTCGACGTCGCGGTGCCCGACGACGCGGTCAGCACGGACGGCCCCGCCCTGCACTACGCCTCCCTGGACGCCATGCGGGTGCTGTACGTCGAGGTGGCGCCGTGGCGGGAACTGCTCGCGCCGGACGCGCCGTGGGATCGCGCGTACACCACGCCCGACTACGGCCGCGATCCCGAATACTGGCGCAGCCCAACGGCTTAA
- a CDS encoding GtrA family protein — MFLAQIVAARVPSRMLSAFVRNAELLKFLTVGAIAFVTTSVLFFGLKWTVLHGKPVTANMVAVLIATVVSYVLNREWAFTARGGHERRHEAALFFVVAGIGMVINQLPLAVSSYIFQLRAPHVSVVTENIADFVSATIIGTLLATVFRWWAMRKFVFPHQVEPELERDGAIPELRA; from the coding sequence ATGTTCTTGGCCCAGATTGTCGCTGCCCGCGTGCCGAGCCGAATGCTGTCGGCGTTCGTGCGCAACGCGGAGCTGCTGAAGTTTCTGACCGTCGGAGCGATCGCCTTCGTCACCACCTCGGTGCTGTTCTTCGGACTGAAATGGACCGTCCTGCACGGTAAGCCGGTCACCGCCAACATGGTCGCCGTGCTGATCGCGACGGTCGTGTCCTACGTCCTGAACCGCGAGTGGGCGTTCACCGCACGCGGCGGACACGAGCGGCGGCACGAGGCGGCACTGTTCTTCGTGGTGGCGGGCATCGGCATGGTGATCAACCAGCTGCCGCTCGCGGTGTCGAGCTACATCTTCCAGCTCCGCGCGCCGCACGTGTCGGTGGTCACCGAGAACATCGCCGATTTCGTCAGCGCGACGATCATCGGCACCCTGCTCGCCACGGTGTTCCGCTGGTGGGCCATGCGCAAATTCGTGTTCCCGCATCAGGTCGAGCCCGAGCTGGAACGCGACGGGGCGATTCCCGAGCTGCGTGCCTGA
- a CDS encoding formylglycine-generating enzyme family protein, which translates to MITVPAGTVRLADRRTQRQWTVDIATFRIGAVPITQERYAQVTGERPSSAPGERRPVDGVSWWDAVRCCNALSEQEGLRPVYRIADEDIEWDTTADGYRLPSEAEWEYACRAGSTGPRYGPLDDIAWYRGNSGDRMHEVGGKRPNAFGLFDMLGNTWDWCWDIYDAEVYGSYRVLRGGGWFDEHWSCRAGVRRRSHPSLRLDDVGFRVARTITP; encoded by the coding sequence CTGATCACTGTGCCCGCGGGCACGGTGCGGCTGGCGGATCGGCGCACCCAACGCCAGTGGACCGTCGATATCGCGACCTTCCGGATCGGCGCGGTCCCGATCACTCAGGAACGCTATGCCCAGGTCACCGGGGAACGGCCGAGCAGTGCGCCGGGCGAGCGCAGGCCCGTCGACGGCGTCTCCTGGTGGGACGCGGTGCGCTGCTGCAATGCCCTGTCCGAACAGGAGGGCTTGCGTCCCGTGTATCGCATAGCCGACGAGGACATCGAGTGGGACACCACCGCCGACGGCTACCGGCTGCCGAGCGAGGCCGAATGGGAGTACGCGTGCCGCGCGGGCAGCACCGGCCCGCGCTACGGCCCGCTCGACGACATCGCCTGGTACCGAGGCAATTCCGGCGACCGGATGCACGAGGTCGGCGGTAAGCGGCCCAACGCGTTCGGCCTGTTCGACATGCTGGGCAACACCTGGGACTGGTGCTGGGACATCTACGACGCCGAGGTCTACGGCTCCTACCGGGTGCTGCGCGGCGGCGGCTGGTTCGACGAACACTGGAGCTGCCGGGCGGGGGTGCGCCGGCGCAGTCACCCGAGTTTGCGCCTCGACGATGTCGGCTTCCGGGTCGCGCGCACCATAACGCCCTGA
- a CDS encoding helix-turn-helix transcriptional regulator, protein MLETSARLLRLLSLLQLHRDWTGPALAARLEVSTRTIRTDIERLRTLGYPVHATPGVAGGYRLGAGSALPPLLLDDDEAVAVAVGLATAANGAVTGIEETSVRALVKLQQVLPARLRHRVATLTSATVHAPEFQRTTVDAAVLTAVAGAIRASEQLRFDYETHAGTPSRRAVEPHRMVHFRGRWYLVAWDPGRADWRTFRVDRIVPKTPNGPRFAPREMSEAEIADRVQRGVGAATWRYRATVRMAAPAPEIRAKLPPAVSVTADGPDHCVVQAGSDNPRMLAHYLGLADVDFEVLDGPELVEQLLATAERFRRAAGAE, encoded by the coding sequence ATGTTGGAGACCTCCGCACGATTGCTCCGGCTGTTGTCGCTGCTACAGCTGCATCGGGACTGGACCGGTCCCGCGCTCGCCGCACGACTCGAGGTGTCCACCCGTACCATCCGCACCGATATCGAGCGACTGCGGACCCTGGGCTATCCGGTGCACGCGACGCCCGGTGTCGCGGGTGGCTACCGGCTCGGCGCGGGCTCCGCGCTGCCGCCGCTGCTGCTCGACGACGACGAGGCCGTCGCGGTCGCGGTCGGGCTGGCCACCGCGGCGAACGGCGCGGTCACCGGGATCGAGGAAACCTCCGTCCGCGCGCTGGTGAAGTTGCAACAGGTGCTGCCCGCACGGCTGCGGCACCGGGTCGCCACGCTCACCTCGGCTACCGTGCACGCACCGGAATTCCAGCGCACCACCGTCGACGCCGCGGTGCTCACCGCCGTGGCGGGCGCGATCCGGGCGAGCGAGCAGTTGCGGTTCGACTACGAGACGCACGCCGGGACGCCGTCGCGGCGCGCGGTCGAGCCGCACCGGATGGTGCATTTCCGCGGGCGGTGGTATCTGGTCGCCTGGGATCCGGGACGCGCCGACTGGCGCACCTTCCGGGTGGACCGGATCGTGCCCAAGACGCCCAACGGTCCGCGGTTCGCGCCGCGCGAGATGTCCGAAGCCGAGATCGCTGACCGGGTGCAGCGCGGCGTCGGGGCCGCGACCTGGCGCTATCGTGCGACGGTGCGCATGGCCGCGCCCGCGCCGGAGATCCGGGCGAAGCTGCCGCCCGCGGTGTCGGTCACCGCGGACGGGCCGGATCACTGTGTGGTGCAAGCGGGTTCGGACAACCCGCGGATGCTCGCGCATTATCTCGGATTGGCCGACGTCGATTTCGAGGTGCTCGACGGTCCGGAACTCGTCGAGCAGTTGCTGGCGACCGCCGAGCGATTCCGGCGCGCGGCCGGTGCCGAGTGA